CGATTTTATACAGGATTATTTGTCTTTTAAAATTGTCTGACTAATACAATCAATGTTAATCTCGTATTTGAGTTATCTTTAATCTCAGATGCTTCTAggaaaataactatttcaatGGTTGTTCACGGCACTATGTTCCATGGCACGAAGCTTCCCTTTGGAGGCTGGTCGAGCTGAAAGAAGAAGCAGTTcgataagtatttaaaaacatattgaCTTGTGGTCATTTACAATATAGAAATATAATATAGCTGTACATGCTAAAATATATAGCTGTAAATGCCGCGTGCTGTCCTCTGCAAGTTACATTTCTCAATCATTTCTGGTGAAAAATTGTGAGCAGGTTCGAtaattaacctcttcaccgccacccaacaaacgaagtgacgtgctctgtacgccacagaaaaaccagcgacaaatcatcTTGATCTTTATTTCCACTgtagaaggattaatttcgggttaaatgttggtcatgtacctatagatgaccgtggcgtgcgaggcattccattggctggcatgactggatgactctggcggtgaagtggttaaaaaaatattttttgtagattatgtttttgttttttaaatggcagatttttctttattctttatTCAGGAAATATCGCGAGGTCAGCAGCAGCATTCATAGTTACTTCGCCTGTACTTACTCGCTGTTTCTCTTCTACAGTTTTGGCTACTTATTTTGCAAAGTTAAAATTAACCTCACTACTTTGCGGGGGAAGAGTAAGTTCCATTTACTATTTTAAGGGTAATACCTTTTTAGTAATATGGTCTTCGCAAGCCATACGTATGCGCGCCGACGTAGCAGGGGCATCCATGTAAAACTCTGCCGGAACACCCGCGTCCACGCGCGCTGCACTAATCGCCTCCTTGATCGCGAAAAACACCGACGAAGCCAGGAACAACGGCGGCTCACCCACAGcctacaaaataaacaataattaaatgaaattacaaTAGATGAAACTATAAAAGCCTAAGTATTTACAAGAAATACACAGACAGTGACAAAGTCTTCAAGTAGGTTTAAGTATATAAGTCAAATTAGGGTATCCAAACCTACCTTTGAAGAGTACACCGCCCTTGGATTCGGTGCCCCCTTCAGCAACGACACATTGAATTCCTGAGGAATATCGCCAAATCCAGGTATTTTGTACGCCCCAGGACCCCGAGAGAACAACGTGCCGTTTGGAGAATAAATTAATTCTTCGATTGTAAAGAGTCCTTGGCCTTGCACGAAGCCGCCTTCGATCTGCCCGATATCTATGGCAGGATTTATACTTTCCCCCAAATCCATGACAATATCTGTCCTTATTACTTGGTGATCCCCGCTGAGGCAGTCAATTTCAACTTCTGAACATGCGACCCCATATGTGAAATAATTGAAAGGGACTCCTTCGTTCTTTTTGAAATCGTATCCTATTCCTGGAGTAGCGTGGAACCCAGTGGCGGATAAACTAACTCGGTCTAAATAAGCTGCCAAAATCCAGTTCTCCCATTTTCCATCAGGATTCTTCTCTTTGTATGGTTGGAGGCGTTTCATAAGTTTTTCGCAAGCTTCCAGCACTGCCATACCGTTAAGATCCGAGCCAGCGCTGGCAGCGGTAGCTGATGTGTTAGGTACCTTATCGGTAGCTGTATCACTGATATGTATTTTGGATATATCAATGCCGAGAGCCCGCGATGCTACTTGGATCATTTTGGTATGCAGTCCCTGGCCCATCTCCGTGCCTCCGTGGGAGAGGAGCACTGATCCATCCACGTAGACAATAAGCAGAGCACCAGCTTGATTCAGTAACTTTTCTGTGAATGCGATGCCGAATTTTGTAGGAATTATGGATATACCACGCTTTCTCCAGCGATGCTGTCTGCAaagaatgaaaaatattgtatcaagaaagaaagaaaatgtttattcggtAATATACATTAACTTGTAGGTAACATACATCAGGGacataacttaatgtttaagtaaaattatagctagccgaaagggctggcagctcagcaatgctgaggtacggaaccagtCAACACTTAATAAGTGCATTTACTTACTTGTTAAAGTTCTTAATGCTTAATTTTCGTTCTGCAAAATTACTTTTCTCGACGCATTCATCCCAACATCTTTGTAATGTGCAATGCGTCAGTGTTTGGCCGTAGTGGGTTACCTGATTTTCTTGATACAGGTTTAATCTACTTATTTCCTCCACGCTTTTCCCAACTTTGGCAGCAACGTCTCGGATCATATTCTCAGCTCCAAACATGCCTTGTGGACCACCAAAGCCTCGGAAGGCTGTGTTTGATGGCAGATTTGTTCGGCATATATTAGCAGTTACTTCAACATTTGGAATGTAATACGCGTTTTCGTAGTGGAACATGGCTCTCTCAACAACCtacgaaataaaattaaaatcattactcGTACATCGCTATCTATGTCCTTGCCAGCGTCTCAAattatctgcataccaaatttcatctaaatcggtttagcgatttaagcgtgaagagaaGAGGCAACATGATTACTTTCGTATTTGCGATATTACTAAGATTTCGAGCAATAAGTTCTATATATCACTGAGTTGGTTGTTTATGTAGGTGTACTTACAGGTCCAGAAAGATCAATTGAGTACCCGCCATTGTTGTAAATATTTACGATAGCACCCATCACTCGACCTTCTTTCGTTGCTGCTACTTTATACTTAATCAAAAAGGGATGTCTTGTGCCAGTCATCATCATGTCTTCATCTCTATCGAGCATACAGCGCACTGGCCTTTGCAGCTTGTGTGCCGCGAGGGCTACGGGTAACGCTACCAGCATACCTCGTGACTCCTTGCCCCCGAAACCACCACCCATCCGCTTCACGCGGCACGCGATTCTATTCATAGGAACGTGTATGACGTGGCTCACGAGTTTCTGAAATCATAAAATATGAAGATTTGAAATTAAGAAATGAatattacttacctacatatgTGTTTAAAAGTTTAAGTACTAATAAAATACGTACAGCTATTTCAGAAGGATGTTGGCTCGAGCAGAACATTTCCAACTCATCGTCTTCTTTTTTAGGCACAGCCAAAGCGGCGTGCGTCTCTAAATAGAAGTGCTCCTGGCCCCCCATTCGGCACTGGCCCTcgataattatattgtttttgtcTTCAAACACACTTTTTACGTCTCCTCTGCGAATCGTTTTTGGAAACTGTGGATAAAATGAATTCTTTTCTATAGCATCCTCCATAGTTACTATTATTGGGTGTATTTCTTCGTATTCTATTTTCACTTTCCTTGCGGCAGCTTGAGCGATTACTTGGTCCTCGGCCACGATCACACCAATAGTTTGACCTTGACTAACAACCTTTTCACTTGCAAACAATTCCTCGTCGTGGAATATTGGTCCTATTGCATTTTGTTCAGGAGTCAAATCTTTAGCTGAAAAGAAAGCTACGACACCTGGTTCTTTTAGTGCATCAGTAGGATCTACCGAGAGTAACTTAGCGTGTGCTTTCGAACTGAGCACAAATGCCAAGTAAAGCTCCCCTTCCGCGAACGGCATATCGTCACAGTAAATAGCTTCTCCCGCCGCTTGCTTATAAGCTGACACATGCGTTATTGGTCGACCCACTGCATCGCTTTTAGTTTGCTTGTCACCAATAAGTTCAAAATACTGAGCGCTTTTTGGTACAACACCATGAAACTGTTCACCGCCACTACTGTGGTATGGTATAATAAGTTCTTCATGTAAATAATCTTTAGTAACTTCTTTACCTATTGATAAATATGCTTTAAAGAATAAACTCATTGTTAATGCGCGCCTAAACTGAATATTTCCACCGGGTGCAGAGGGTTGCAATGGAAGTTCTTCTAACATGTGCGAGTAAGCTCTTTCGAGCATTTCCTCATTCCATTTCTGGCCGATCAGTGCTTGACTAGTCTTTGTCGCAATCTTAGTAACGGGAGCCATACCACCGAATGCTATGTTCATATTCTTTATAATGTTCGTGGTTTCTTCAAATTCGACATTTATAGCAGCTGTCACAATAGATATATCGTCCTCTCGTCTTTTGGCCTGCTTGTACGCCTTTACGTACTGGTACCTGGTTGAATACGGAATTTCGATAGACAACAATATCTCATTGGGCTTCACAACGTTCCTTCGATAACCAGTAAAGAATGTTTCGTCCATTAGCACTGAACGATGGCCTCCTTCTTTACTTTGAAGATTAAGCTTTACTTTCAATGACATCAATATAGGATTCAAATCTGATATAGGACTTCCAGTCATAATATTGCCACCGATGGCTGCGACGTTCCGTATTTGTTTTCCCGCAAACCAATTTAGCATATTTACAATGGCTTTCAGTGTCCTTGTCTTATACTTGGGTAGTAGATCGATTGATTTTCTGAATGTGTTTTCTATTTCCATTAAAGTTACAGCGGCTCCCACTGTAAATCCATCATCcgtttcaattattttactCATTTCTGGGACACAGTTGGGCATTATTATAACTGGATACACGCAATGCTTAAATTTCACTTCGACTCCCACTTCTGTGTTTCCAACAACTATTTTAGCATCAGGAAACTGttcttttaatttcaatattgaACCTAACGTTGTTGGGCGGTACCATTTCGCCCGTTCGCCTCTGAATATTAGAAATTGATCGTCATAGGTGGACAATAGCTTTAGCTCTGGTGGAAATATAGGCTCTTGGCTACTATCGTAGGGTAAGAAACTTGATCTGTCAAATATGTGTTCAGTTTCTCCTTTGtctttttcattttctttatttttgcagCAGTCTTTGCCCATGGCGCATACTCCGTTGGTTCCATTTGAAGTTCCATTGGTCGTTCTGTTGGCAACGCGATGAGTTTCCCAGTCTTCTAAAAACGTTTTGTATCCCTCTATAATGGCCCTATATCCAGTGCATCTGCAGAGATTGCCTTGAAACGCGACTTCCATGTCCGAATAGTTAATTTTGGTGCAAGTCCTTAGTAAGGAGTACATAGACATGACGATGCCTGGCGTGCAGAACCCGCATTGGGAGCCATGTGCTTTAGCAATTCTTTCTTGTACGGGGTGCAGCTTGGTTTTGGTATTGCCGATACCCTCAACCGTTGTCACGGCTAGGCCGTGCATCGCGCATAGCGGTGCCAGGCAGGCATTAACTGCCAAATGACTGGTTCTAAATTAAGGATCATTATAAACTTTACCTATGCATCCATTATTCTTGCTTTACGACATGGTATCAGAAATATCGATTATGACATGTGTATAGAATATCAGATATTGATAAATGTGTAAtggtgataatttatttatcccatcaaaacataaatgtgaaatgagagccaagttcaatattatgataatatgccttgattgttgacttttaacgacaaaagaagtgagatctaaatggatGCTAAGTTctatggtcagtcctgaaatttatttataacaaaaaaaaattataacaacataaaatataatttcttcttataacttaggataatatattgaagcctaaggtctgacttggctagttctcatatacgaattattattaagtacctacaaaaactttacaacttgcgaaggctataatataattcttttataaaaactaaCCAAGTctgaccttaggcttcaatatattatcctaagttataagaaaaaaatatattttaagtcgttattaagtattttgtattgctataaataaatttaaaataataaataatattagctaattttaaataaatttcaggactgcccattgaacttggcacccatttacacttcttttgtcgttaaagtcaacaatcaaggcataggTAGgcattatcataatattgaacttggctctcattttcACATtaatgttttgatgggatatcattaatttttgtacagaaataattaattttaaaagttataaCAAAATGATTAGTAAAAAtttactagtttctgatttattccttaGTATTCATCCAGctacctatctggatgccaTGGCACTATACTAGaccgatacctcctacgtatactggtacaagtgacaaatttctgatttttagttttttgcaattttgtgattaatatttccttatttacctaccacaaaaaatttggacggatattcctattagttttggaaataaagtgacgtatatgaatgcatctaacaccgttttgctaatcggtacaacgtatactgaggcaaccgacatgcaccactatacgcggcaccgatattgtcgcggggccggagaagtccagtgtaactggcagttgcctcagtgtacgcgctagccgtcgctgcgtgcggaccgtttaaactgttctacgagcacataatttgatagtatatataaaaaaaacatgttttggtttggcaagaccacaataaccgtatttctcatagacagtcatggaaactaaatccaatgtgaaaccttttcgtgatctatttcgctatgatttctttggcaaatgtatgggatgtcaacataacattggtagtacaacggttccaccccagtaccagtacgtgattcagtttcctcggctatacctacatgtacgcgtgctagaaatataatattgcagtattacattgcattttggtagttgagcatccccaaaaagaaggcgaaggcatgcatgctttaattacaatgggaacagtaaatttcaatatacctacaggttgataaaaaaaatcctgtactatactgtaacccatattagggctactgattactaatacgatataagtgggaaaacatcgaaattagaaagtcttcttgcgactccacttccatacaaaactttttttttcgaatcacagtatttttctacttggatcatattagtaattagtagccctaatgtggtttaaagtatagtacagggttttaataacaccctatacacatttttttatacacacctaagaaatggtacctggctatgtatatggcgaaaacgggtaaaccgtatgcagttatagaagtttcccaagactcagaaacagacacaaaatttaaatctattgtcaagaagacattaatatataaggcgtattattaaaattaatgattatatcatggatagggaaatttggaaataattccgatccgcattggcgagtgcttactccaaatagcgaattgagaactgttttaaatatgtagttgtgttaaatacttgtgatgtatagatatcaccaaaatatgattgtaaatctgtttacaaaatttacctaggtttattgccagactcttctcaacagaggtttttacgaaccggtggtaaattttttgacattcataagtgcttgttacaatctaaattgaataaagatattttgactttgactcaatatttcatgtcaaagcttgtcttaagcaaagtgccaatcagactcgcgcacgaagggttctgtaccatctatacaacttcattaggattagcaaaaaaatggcaaaaaaaaacatttgttgtatgggggcccccttaaatatttattctgatctattttttgttatatatatattatatcaactacagttatacataatctgtgaaatttcaacgtctaactatcatggttcatgagatacagcctggtgacagacggacggacagcgaagtagtataaagtagtagggtttccgtttataccctttgggtacggaaccctgaagaggcacaaaaagctaaaccgttatgtggatacaaatgggtgcgatgcgatatatgtatcacatgaagaacctttcacaataaaatacgagtacacatttgaacaggaatacgaatccattgaatgtgcttccattaatttaaagcacttaatacaattacttttcttaataaaaccatttatatttcaagtgaggttttttataaaggtatatttctgtattttgtatagcacgtttaaaacattactagcggtatattggtacaagtggcatgctaatgttagcgtatattgatgcaagtgataaaaacgtttataaatcaatagatgaaggtaaaagagcatctgttttattgttcattgcaagccatataagtatttcatctaaaaattcatatacaatataaaaatatcgttagatcagtaatctacgcattacgccgtatactggagcaagtggtaattagctcagtataccgcacaactacaagatgtaaaatacgcgtatagtagtgtatctgcaattttcttataagaaatttcaaaattccatgaatacaggtagaaagcaaatattttctttggaaccaatgcaaaattttgaaaagttatatcatcaaatgagaaagttacaggttttggaacctttgaacagctctcctgtaaatttatgattatgcacttgtaccagtatacgtaggaggtgtcgagaCATACTATGCGTATCAGCTGAGTAGATTCCAGTTAACAATGTCATCAACGTGTGACATATATTGTTCTAACAGATAGCAGTGTCTTTGTCGCTACGTCGAGAGCTCAATCATCtatatcatcatgtcagcagaaagacgtccactgctggacatacctcccccaaggctctccactcagacacATAACAGATATGTCAGGTACTTATCTGTTTTGTGAGTcagactggtcttgtgcttacggcatccaccgcgatcccacgatcttaaccaggtcgtcgctccatcttgttggaggcctaccgacagctcgtctcccggtctgcggacgccattcgagaaccttctgaccccatcagccatcagtcctacgagcaatgtgcccgcccactgccacttcagttttgcaattcttTGGACTATGTCGGTATAATCATCTACATGTACTGTTTGAATTCACGTAGGTATGTGActtctacctacctacctaggcCTAAGCTATGCTAATTTCTAAGCCACAACCAGATCCATAGAGGTACCTACTTAGGGCTGTTCGTGATAGTAAGTTTATGACAAAGGATACATGACCCTCTTCTCAGCGCGGTTATATTTCGACACCATCACAGTGCACGCGCCACAGCCACCCTCGGCGCAGCCCAGCTTTGTTCCCGTGAGCCGCAGGCGTTTGCGTAGGTACCACAGCAGCGTCCATTCTGGGTCCGGATTCGGTTCTACCACCTGAAAACGAACGGCGCAGATGTTGAGAAAATAGTGGTTGGGGATGGCAAATCAAAGGCAcagcataaaaaataacaaccagTGAGTAAACTGCCGTCTGGATAAGGTAGCTACCTACGCGGTGCGGTGCGGGGTAGGGACACGTCACCCctaacacttatttttttaaacggcgTGAAATCACGAGTAAATGGACCTCTACTATAATATATTCTGTGCCTCTAGGCGCCTAGGAGGCCCGATCGGTTATGTGGGGGGTCCAGCCGCCCGCGCCAAAGAGAGAGGTATCGCAACGTTTCGACCCCTCGTGACTGAGTGAGAAGAAAGTAAGAAGAAATGACAATAAAACGTCAAGATTCTTAAACCCAAAAGGTAGAGTTGGTACCATTGTCATTTTATTACTATGCCAATAGTGTGCTGAGATCAATACTCATAAGGGggcgtccataaattacgtgagacattttttaggattttttgacTCTCCCGCCCTCCCTGGTGAGATTTCGTAAGATTTTCCTTAACTCCCTCCCCCCTCCtcaaatctcacgtgagattttttgaaatgtgttgGCTGTAAACCCgtcggatttaaaaaaaaatacaaaaaaaaaattcgttctattaattttatttacgactTGTGATTTGAGAATATTGccgtaggtactttaaaatcaCTGTGACAACAACTATTGTGTTAAATTTCGCCATATTTttattctagattttttttactttaattttaactttactttCACGCAATTTTACACGgttttctgttgaaaaaaaatttacatGATATTTGTGAAAACCCCCCCTCTCCCCCAAGTGAGATTTGGAAAGATTTTACttgaccccctcccccccttgAAGACCTCAGGTAATTAATGGATGCCCCCTAATTAAAGAAAAGGACCATTAgtaataataggtacctaagtttATTTTTCTGCTCTGCTGATTTATATGGATGAGTGATCTGAAGGATATTGCTCTACTCGTGCGAGTCGCAGTTGTAAATCAAATATAACTAGGTAACTGATAAACGTACCAGTTAGGTGAACACTTACTGAAGTCAACACAATAAGAGTAAGTTTAGTACAACTGAGGCAACAAATAATTTTCAATCTACTGAATACTataagtaaagaaaaaataatgacaaCCTTCTTACGCACTCGTACCTACCGATCTACTAAATCCCATTCTGATAGATAATGAATGATTTATAAAAAATCAGAAACGGGAGgccttaagagaagtttccctgcagGCCGCGACGCCGCGTTAGGTATCCGTTtaggatattgctgtctttatcgctcgtgacataagtcccccccccatgccttccgcaacgacgtccgtaatttatatcgagatagctgtaggcttttcaagatttgggcggttgaattttgggtttcgttgtcctcatattatacgaaaagtatagcacagaaatcaatgatattttcatcatcatcccagcctatatacgtcccactgctgggcacaggcctcctctcagaacaagagggcttgggtcatagttcccacgcgggcccagtgcggattgggaacttcacacacaccattgaattgcttcgcaggtttgtgcaggtttcctcacgatgttttccttcaccgcatagctcgtggtaaattacaaatgtaattccgcacatgaatttcgaaaaactcagaggtacgagccggggtttgaacccacgatcctctgcttgagaggcaataggtcaaaccactaggccaccacggcttgatacggcaatgatattttacaatcaagatattcattatattttctatgcctgtggtttttttgatttttgtaaaaatgctttattagtcggTAACTCttgtgcaaagttgacatcttttttttgtcgacttttgagctcctgtgattctgatattacacatttatatgacaatctgaaaaaccacaggcatagagaATTACGTCTAGTCTacacttacaaaatttcatctatttctattgcctagttttcaaatgagaccgggactacgtttgtatgtagaatggaacgaagagacttctcttaacagACTTTTTTATTTACGCCTTATTAAAGAcatgtaaaataatattatttaaaaattcttaagattcttttttcaatgaacaatttgtactttatgaagtacattcggccggtattcttagtgttaattggtcctttataaagtacgcgagggcccACGAGGctatatttaatttcctcgcatgGCGGACCTTACCTAGCtttatattaatgaaaaaaataatgtaacaaattataaaattatctttGGTTATCGACCAGAGTTTAAGCACTActtagtttttgtttaaatacctaaataagtaCAGGTGCACCCACTAGCTAGCTGACCCACTCGATATTTCTTACTCCAGATAATATTTCTCGTCAACCTTGATCTAAATACTTAACAGTATAAATTGTCCATAAGTAAGCGGGTACAATCAATTTTCGTATAGAACTTCATACTTTGCACCAAATAGCGGTTCGAGAACCGAGGCGGAGAGGAGATTAGACATCTATGTATCCAAATAACTTGACTTGCGTGCGAcccgcctgcagggctactacgaaactcgaagtgaTATGTGTCAAAatgaccgcacgacacgaacttcgagtttcgtagtagccctgctgttcacGCCCTAacactctcgtactaaataatattagcctAAGCGGAACAGCAAGACACGAAGATCGAATTTAGCACTTCGTTCATAGTAAAGGGCCAGATCAGGTTGCATACCTACTAGAACACTATCTTTATAgtttcactagcttttgcccgcgacttcgtcttcGTCCGTGTGGAATAGtataactttgggaagtatttaatttatttaggatacctattccgccaataatagtacatagaaacttcttcggcttaccgaaaataacctattttaatacattgctaactaattttacccgtgtggtgtcgggttagaataacacctctccatttcttccgtggatgtcgtaagaggcgacaaaggatataggttaaggagggttaaggtatacctactgtaggcgacaggctagcaacctgtcactattgtaccgtttttgtcaaacttaaaactaaaattgcttaaagtggctccgaagcggtaacgtttcttgtgcctgcctaccccatttgggaatacaggcgtgatgtttgtgtgtgtttgtataaactaatttttatgttcttccatccatgttctttggtaaaacataaatattttgcgggtagccaaaTTTTACCTATACGACGTGTACCTATTCTACCCCACCAACATAAAAGGACTACTcgtaattcttcatagtgaactcttgacaccttacgtcctttattgt
This sequence is a window from Choristoneura fumiferana chromosome 10, NRCan_CFum_1, whole genome shotgun sequence. Protein-coding genes within it:
- the ry gene encoding xanthine dehydrogenase rosy, whose protein sequence is MGLLNADEEATDVGTVLVFFVNGKKVVEPNPDPEWTLLWYLRKRLRLTGTKLGCAEGGCGACTVMVSKYNRAEKRVIHLAVNACLAPLCAMHGLAVTTVEGIGNTKTKLHPVQERIAKAHGSQCGFCTPGIVMSMYSLLRTCTKINYSDMEVAFQGNLCRCTGYRAIIEGYKTFLEDWETHRVANRTTNGTSNGTNGVCAMGKDCCKNKENEKDKGETEHIFDRSSFLPYDSSQEPIFPPELKLLSTYDDQFLIFRGERAKWYRPTTLGSILKLKEQFPDAKIVVGNTEVGVEVKFKHCVYPVIIMPNCVPEMSKIIETDDGFTVGAAVTLMEIENTFRKSIDLLPKYKTRTLKAIVNMLNWFAGKQIRNVAAIGGNIMTGSPISDLNPILMSLKVKLNLQSKEGGHRSVLMDETFFTGYRRNVVKPNEILLSIEIPYSTRYQYVKAYKQAKRREDDISIVTAAINVEFEETTNIIKNMNIAFGGMAPVTKIATKTSQALIGQKWNEEMLERAYSHMLEELPLQPSAPGGNIQFRRALTMSLFFKAYLSIGKEVTKDYLHEELIIPYHSSGGEQFHGVVPKSAQYFELIGDKQTKSDAVGRPITHVSAYKQAAGEAIYCDDMPFAEGELYLAFVLSSKAHAKLLSVDPTDALKEPGVVAFFSAKDLTPEQNAIGPIFHDEELFASEKVVSQGQTIGVIVAEDQVIAQAAARKVKIEYEEIHPIIVTMEDAIEKNSFYPQFPKTIRRGDVKSVFEDKNNIIIEGQCRMGGQEHFYLETHAALAVPKKEDDELEMFCSSQHPSEIAKLVSHVIHVPMNRIACRVKRMGGGFGGKESRGMLVALPVALAAHKLQRPVRCMLDRDEDMMMTGTRHPFLIKYKVAATKEGRVMGAIVNIYNNGGYSIDLSGPVVERAMFHYENAYYIPNVEVTANICRTNLPSNTAFRGFGGPQGMFGAENMIRDVAAKVGKSVEEISRLNLYQENQVTHYGQTLTHCTLQRCWDECVEKSNFAERKLSIKNFNKQHRWRKRGISIIPTKFGIAFTEKLLNQAGALLIVYVDGSVLLSHGGTEMGQGLHTKMIQVASRALGIDISKIHISDTATDKVPNTSATAASAGSDLNGMAVLEACEKLMKRLQPYKEKNPDGKWENWILAAYLDRVSLSATGFHATPGIGYDFKKNEGVPFNYFTYGVACSEVEIDCLSGDHQVIRTDIVMDLGESINPAIDIGQIEGGFVQGQGLFTIEELIYSPNGTLFSRGPGAYKIPGFGDIPQEFNVSLLKGAPNPRAVYSSKAVGEPPLFLASSVFFAIKEAISAARVDAGVPAEFYMDAPATSARIRMACEDHITKKLDQPPKGSFVPWNIVP